A stretch of DNA from Acidobacteriota bacterium:
AGTTATCTGGCTTGGAGCCTGTTGGCCGATTGGTATCGCTCTTCACAAGGGAATGACAAGTACCTGAAGGCTGCTCAAGAGATGGTACGGCTGGTTCCTCATAGGGCTGTGCCTCTGGGTTATTTAGCGGATGCTCAAATGCTGACCGATGATTTGAACAGCGCCAAAGAAACCTTGCATTACGCAATGACACTTGACCCGGGGTACGAATTTGCCAGCACAAGTTTGTTTGATTTGCAGTTGAAAGATTATGAACTTGATGACGCCGAAGAAACCTTGAATGTGTTGCGGCAGCAAATCGGTGGGGAAGTAGCGACCGTCAGAGAACTGAAACTCGCTGGCAAACGCAAGCAATTCGACCTCGCCCGCAAGCATTTCCGGGCGCTTTGCCTTTCAACCACTGATGATGCTCGATTTATCGCTGAGGCCATCGAAGCCGACATGGAAACCGACTGGAAAGCTCAGGCCTTCCGGGTAATCGAAGAGGTCTTGGGCTCACCGGAAGCGAATCCAAATCTGGGCGTGTTTTACGTTGAACAATGCGAGCGAAAAAAACTCTGGGAGACTTGCGAAAGAAAACTGAAAAGTTTTCCGGAGCATAACGAGCTTTGGCGGCGCGCTGTGAATGCTTATTTGGAAGCATTGGTCCGGGCAGGCGAAAAGCATCGAGCACGACGATTAATTGCTGATCTTCAGCAGTTGCTTCGCGATCACGTTCAGACTTGGGGAATGACCGGTTATATTTTGTTCAGTTTGGGAGATTCGCGAAAAGCAATTGATTGGATGTCTGATTGGCAAAGCCGTGAAGGTTTGTCTCCCTGGATGTTGTGGAATTTGGCCCTGGCTTTGAGAAAGACCGGCAAAGACTTTGAATCTAGTAAAGTTTGCCGATTTGCGGAGACGCTTCAGCCCGACAATCTGACCCAATCGAATATGTTATTGATCGCATTTGATGAGCTGATTGAAGGCAATCTGGCAAGTGCGACAAGTCGTTTGCAAAAATTGAATGAGCCGACTTTGCGTGAATGGGATCATGAACTCCTGAATTTGGTTCGTACGCTTGAACGGTTTAGGACGGCACAGAAACAAGGGAAACCTTCCTTCAATGCAACAGCACGTGAACTGCTTTCACAAGCACACGCCACCAACAGCGAAGTCCTGGTCAAAATTGCCCAGCGCGCAGTTGAGTTTCTGATCAGGGATCGAAACAGTCTCTTTTTTACCTTGTGGGTTAAATATAGCTGGCTTTGGGTATCCCTGCTAAAGCACCGAAACTGATTGTTCAATCGCTGTAGTGGGCAGGTTCCGGGATTGCAGGTTGACGCGCACTGCGAAGCGCCAATAATACGGCGGTCGCTACCAACAATGAGGCCAACAAAAATGCCGCTCCCGGCAGTTTTACCGGCGCGGACGCCGATGTGAAATAGCCAAAAAGATTGGTTGCCATCAGCGGTCCTAAAATGGCGACGACGCTTTGGATACTGGCAATGATTCCTTGAACCGCGCCCTGCTCAGTTGCCGAAACCATTTTTGTGATTGTTGATTGGATGGCTGGTCCGGCAACGCCTCCCACCGAGCCAAAGACAATCGCCACATACAGCATCCAGCTTTGTGTGGACAATCCATAGGCCAGAAAAGTCAGAGAACCAATCGTCAAACCAAAAATGATCGCCTTCCGCTCGCCAAGTGCGCCGACAATCCGCCCAGTCAGGCCGCCTTGAACTACCGCATAAACGATTCCCACTACTGCCAGCGATAAGCCATTATCAAATTCAGTCCAATTGAACCGATACGTTGTGTATAGCACCCAGGTTGATGGAAGTGTGTCGTGAGCCAGTCGTTCCAGCACAATTGTCGCGGTCAATCCCAACACGACCGGATATTTTCCGAGTTGGCCGAGAGACGAAAAAGGGTTGGCGCGTTTCCAATGGAAAGCTCGGCGATTATCCTTCGCCAGCGATTCCGGCAGGACGAAAAATCCGTACAACCAGTTTAACAGGTTCAAACAGGCGGCAATGATGAAAGGGATTCGCAACCCGTACGCTCCCAGCAGGCCACCCAGCGCCGGGCCGATAATAAAGCCCACGCCAAAACACGCGCCGATCATGCCGAAATTTTTGGCTCGGTCTTCCGGCGCGCTGACGTCCGCAATGTAGGCATTGGCCGCTGAGATATTGGCTCCTGTGATGCCAGCGATGACTCGTCCGACAAAAAGCCATTTCAAATTTGGCGCAAACGCCATCAGCAAATAATCCAGTCCGGCGCCCAGCAGAGACGTCAAAATGATCGGCCTGCGGCCAAACCGGTCGCTGAGGTTTCCCAGGATTGGGGAAAATACAAATTGCATTAACGCATAAGCCGCCACAAACCATCCGAAAATATACGACCCATCGCTGATGGTGCCGCCATACATATTGGTTACCAATTCCGGCAACACGGGAATAATCAGACCGATCCCGATCATGTCCAACGACACAGTAATAAGGATAAATGGCACGGCGGCTTTTCGGCTTAGCATGGTTTACCTTTCCCACAATGCAGTTTGTAGTTTTAACTATGGGCGCGCTGCCTAAAATTTAAGTACAACCCAACGGCCAGAAACAGTACTTGAGGGCCCCAAACGGCAACATCTTCAGGCAGATTGTCTTGCTGGCCTGCAGCTTCAAACAAGGACATCAATAACCAGAACACCAAACCGATGCCAACGCTGACGGCGACGCTCAGCAAGGGGCTGAAGTGGCGTCCACGTCTGGTTAAAGCAAAGGGAATCGCAAGCACGGCCAGCGTCAAACAAGAGACCGGAAATGCCAATCGTCGTTTCAAATCAAGTTGGGCGGCAGTGATCGAAGCGCCGACACTTTTCAACTGGCGGATGTAATTTCTCAATTCTTCCGAATCCATCTTGCTTGATTCGTTGATCGTGCGCTTGAAAATGCCAATGCCGTCTTCGATTTTGAGTGCCTGCGGATTCTCCGCCAGAGAAATTTTGTTTACGGTTAAATCAGGATTGATTGTCTCTGCCCACCCGCCACTGGCTGTCCAGGTCAGTGGTGTTGACGGCGCAGCCTGAGCGAAATGCATGGTTTTTTCGATCAGGTGAGTCGTTGGGGCTAGAAAATAGGCAGAAGCATTCGTCAGGCTGTTGTCGTTTTCAACACGCTGGTAGCTGTAAATGGTGTTGTTTTTTCCAAAGACCCATTTTTTTCCAAACGCAATTGTCGTTTGCTCAACCTGCCTGCCTTTGATTTTATTGTATCGAAAGTCCTGCTCGCGATTCGTGTGCGGCAGCAGGAAATCTGAGATAAACCAAAGCAGAATTCCGATAATGACAACAGCCATCATTAGCGGCACAACCGTGCGCAGCTTGCTCAAACCGGCACTGGAAAGCGTCACAAGCTGATTGCTGCGCGCCAGAACGCTGCATCCAGTTAAAATTCCTACCAATAACGCAAATGGGGAAACCTGGTAAACAAATTGTGGTGACAGATAGCCAAGATAGGTCATTGCGTAACCGATCGTCGTCCCAGTTTTTCCCATCGCAGGAATTAGATCGAACAGGGTAAAGACCAATGAGGTCATGACCAACGCACTAACCGAAATCAAATAATATTTGAAAACTTCACTGATCAACAGGTAGTTGACCAGGTTGAAAGGGTTGAGCGTTGGAAAGCTGAATTTTGCCTGATGAGTTGATAATCCCGGTTGTCCGCGATCAGTGACAACAGCAGTCGTTAATTTCGCGCTACCAAATTTCGAGAACAGGGAACTTCGGAAAGCCTGTTTGTTCGTGATGAAGGCATAAACGACATAGCCGCCAAAAATGAAATTGGAGAACCAGACTCCCAACCAAGGAGGAACTTTTCCCGATCCCGCCAGGTTTTGTCCCGCAACCAACAGCAAATAAAAGAGCATTGCCAGAAACAAAACCACTAGGGCTGTGCGGGGCTTGCTGGCAAGGCGTCGTCCCTGCAGCGCGACAATAAAAGTCAGCAGGGTCAATGTCACGCAGGCAAACGGAAACGCAAACCGGCGATGCCATTCAATCGTCGCCTGCAATCTGTCTTTCGGGTTTTGGGCGTTTCTGGATTGCCGCGTGACTTCTTTTAACGTCATTTCCGACAGAGGAGGGACAGCATTGGCGGAATCGGCATCATCGCCGCCTTGTTCAACGAATTTGATGGAAGCTCGTTCCGAAGCTGAGGCTGAGCTGACCGATTGCGAGCCATTGGCGATTTTGCTGTCGAGCGATAACACCTTGAACAGCTCAACTTCCAAACCCAACCTTTCGTTGTTTTCACCACCGGTAATCCTCAATTGCCCTTTCTCGGCGGTGATCAGCCGGGCAATGTCACTGTCAGGTTCTTGCCTGAGCAGAAAGACCCCTAACCATTCGCCGGTTTTCGCATCAATATCCCGAACGTATAGCAGGGAATTGGGGAATCTGGTAATAAACCTGCCAGCGGAAACCTGGGCATTGGCTTCTTCAAGCAAAACTTTCGCTCTCAAGCCCTTGAGTTTTTTCAGCGCACGGGGCGC
This window harbors:
- a CDS encoding LptF/LptG family permease; the encoded protein is MAFLALTSLVFVQQAGKYLNIILSFHTSTQVGIQFLWSLIPGIVVITLPVSLLLGTIITCSRLSTDGEMTAMQSLGLGKVRIALPFLCAGIAGAIFTSYLLAQIAPRALKKLKGLRAKVLLEEANAQVSAGRFITRFPNSLLYVRDIDAKTGEWLGVFLLRQEPDSDIARLITAEKGQLRITGGENNERLGLEVELFKVLSLDSKIANGSQSVSSASASERASIKFVEQGGDDADSANAVPPLSEMTLKEVTRQSRNAQNPKDRLQATIEWHRRFAFPFACVTLTLLTFIVALQGRRLASKPRTALVVLFLAMLFYLLLVAGQNLAGSGKVPPWLGVWFSNFIFGGYVVYAFITNKQAFRSSLFSKFGSAKLTTAVVTDRGQPGLSTHQAKFSFPTLNPFNLVNYLLISEVFKYYLISVSALVMTSLVFTLFDLIPAMGKTGTTIGYAMTYLGYLSPQFVYQVSPFALLVGILTGCSVLARSNQLVTLSSAGLSKLRTVVPLMMAVVIIGILLWFISDFLLPHTNREQDFRYNKIKGRQVEQTTIAFGKKWVFGKNNTIYSYQRVENDNSLTNASAYFLAPTTHLIEKTMHFAQAAPSTPLTWTASGGWAETINPDLTVNKISLAENPQALKIEDGIGIFKRTINESSKMDSEELRNYIRQLKSVGASITAAQLDLKRRLAFPVSCLTLAVLAIPFALTRRGRHFSPLLSVAVSVGIGLVFWLLMSLFEAAGQQDNLPEDVAVWGPQVLFLAVGLYLNFRQRAHS
- a CDS encoding TCR/Tet family MFS transporter, which encodes MLSRKAAVPFILITVSLDMIGIGLIIPVLPELVTNMYGGTISDGSYIFGWFVAAYALMQFVFSPILGNLSDRFGRRPIILTSLLGAGLDYLLMAFAPNLKWLFVGRVIAGITGANISAANAYIADVSAPEDRAKNFGMIGACFGVGFIIGPALGGLLGAYGLRIPFIIAACLNLLNWLYGFFVLPESLAKDNRRAFHWKRANPFSSLGQLGKYPVVLGLTATIVLERLAHDTLPSTWVLYTTYRFNWTEFDNGLSLAVVGIVYAVVQGGLTGRIVGALGERKAIIFGLTIGSLTFLAYGLSTQSWMLYVAIVFGSVGGVAGPAIQSTITKMVSATEQGAVQGIIASIQSVVAILGPLMATNLFGYFTSASAPVKLPGAAFLLASLLVATAVLLALRSARQPAIPEPAHYSD